In the Ipomoea triloba cultivar NCNSP0323 chromosome 6, ASM357664v1 genome, one interval contains:
- the LOC116023572 gene encoding uncharacterized protein LOC116023572, with amino-acid sequence MTATGTEIVNCRYRMYQLQIQNLKVIYGSGSIMQGLLPSVICEEDPSPQNPTDGLLAVSDRAVSSVLVREEAKGIQKPIYYVSKALQGAELRYTKFEKTALALWVTARRLAAYFQAHPIVVLTDQPLGTILRNPTSSRRLIKWAMMLTQFAIEYKPRPAIKGQALADFIVECTACDPEPDRPTALEEPWWEVSTDGSSSLLPSVICEEDPSPQNPTDGLLAVSDRAVSSVLVREEAKGIQKPIYYVSKALQGAELRYTKFEKTALALWVTARRLAAYFQAHPIVVLTDQPLGTILRNPTSSRRLIKWAMMLTQFAIEYKPRPAIKGQALADFIVECTACDPEPDRPTALEEPWWEVSTDGSSTPEYVSKIARIEEIEAPSIDVIEVRSVEIGEPDWMYDLKTVEIGEPDWMYDLKNYIANEPDWMYDLKNYIANGTLPDDSSRAKKVKLRAPCFQLVDDRLYKRSYGGPLLRCLTSDEAKVVMEEVHEGICSAHQ; translated from the exons atgacaGCTACAGGTACAGAAATTGTCAACTGCAGGTACAGAATGTATCAATTACAGATCCaaaatctgaaggttatttaTGGATCAGGATCTATAATGCAAG GTCTTCTTCCATCAGTGATATGTGAAGAGGACCCCTCACCACAAAACCCTACTGATGGGCTTTTGGCCGTGTCCGACCGAGCGGTCAGTTCCGTGCTTGTCCGTGAAGAAGCTAAGGGAATTCAGAAGCCGATCTACTACGTGAGCAAAGCTCTTCAAGGAGCAGAGCTgaggtacacaaaatttgagaagaccgCGTTGGCGCTCTGGGTGACGGCCAGAAGACTTGCAGCTTACTTCCAAGCTCACCCGATAGTAGTGCTAACCGATCAACCGTTGGGGACGATCCTCAGGAATCCAACATCATCAAGGCGATTgatcaaatgggccatgatgctCACCCAGTTCGCGATTGAGTATAAGCCCCGTCCTGCCATCAAGGGTCAAGCATTGGCTGATTTCATCGTCGAATGCACCGCATGCGATCCGGAACCTGACCGACCGACTGCCCTAGAAGAACCATGGTGGGAAGTTTCTACTGATGGGTCGTCAA GTCTTCTTCCATCAGTGATATGTGAAGAGGACCCCTCACCACAAAACCCTACTGATGGGCTTTTGGCCGTGTCCGACCGAGCGGTCAGTTCCGTGCTTGTCCGTGAAGAAGCTAAGGGAATTCAGAAGCCGATCTACTACGTGAGCAAAGCTCTTCAAGGAGCAGAGCTgaggtacacaaaatttgagaagaccgCGTTGGCGCTCTGGGTGACGGCCAGAAGACTTGCAGCTTACTTCCAAGCTCACCCGATAGTAGTGCTAACCGATCAACCGTTGGGGACGATCCTCAGGAATCCAACATCATCAAGGCGATTgatcaaatgggccatgatgctCACCCAGTTCGCGATTGAGTATAAGCCCCGTCCTGCCATCAAGGGTCAAGCATTGGCTGATTTCATCGTCGAATGCACCGCATGCGATCCGGAACCTGACCGACCGACTGCCCTAGAAGAACCATGGTGGGAAGTTTCTACTGATGGGTCGTCAA ctCCTGAATACGTGTCCAAGATTGCACGCATTGAAGAAATTGAAGCGCCAAGCATTGATGTCATAGAAGTCCGATCGGTTGAGATAGGCGAGCCAGATTGGATGTACGACTTGAAGACGGTTGAGATAGGCGAGCCAGATTGGATGTACGACTTGAAGAATTACATCGCCAACGAGCCAGATTGGATGTACGACTTGAAGAATTACATCGCCAACGGCACTCTACCGGACGACTCCTcccgggcaaagaaagttaagtTAAGGGCACCATGTTTCCAATTGGTTGATGATAGGCTCTACAAAAGATCATACGGCGGACCGCTTCTCCGGTGTTTAACCAGCGACGAGGCAAAAGTTGTGATGGAAGAAGTTCATGAGGGGATTTGTTCTGCTCATCAATGA